The stretch of DNA ACGGACTTCACCTCAGTAGTCAGGCCGCTGGGACCAAAGGTAACAACCATACCAGGCTTGATGATACCGGTCTCAACACGGCCAACGGGGACAGTTCCAATACCACCAATCTTGTACACATCCTGAAGGGGGAGACGCAGGGGCTTGTCCGAAGGCCTCTTGGGCTCGTTGATCTGGTCAAGAGCCTCAAGCAGGGTTGGGCCCTTGTACCAGTCAAGGTTGGTGGACCTCTCAATCATGTTGTCACCCTCAAAACCAGAGATGGGGACGAAGGCGATCTTGTCAGGGTTGTAGCCGACCTTCTTCAGGTAGGAGGAGACTTCCTTAACAATCTCATCATAACGGGCCTTGGAGTACTTGGGAGTGGTGGCATCCATCTACAAACAAAATAGCAACATAACATGTATTAGCTTAATGTAAGAGATCGCATGAACAGCAAGGAAACAGTACATACACGAGAACATCACATTAATCAAAAGTAACTAGTACACTGCACTTCTTTAGGAAATAAAGTAGTTTGAAGTGGCATCTCAACAGTAACAACCAATTATACATAGGTAGATCATCATGTATCACGTGCGTATCCAAGTTAGCAACTGCAGGCTGTGAGCCTGTAACAAGTATCAAATATAAAGCAAGTACAAATAAAGACCTCATCAGGTATGTCACACATCCCATTACTAAAATGCAGCACATTAAGTAATAAGATCAATCTTATGAGACAGTTAAATAATGCAACACTTGTCTTTGAATTCTGCATGCATTACAAGTATTATAGTAACTTCAGCACATTACTCAAAACAGTTGAACAAGAAACTTATACCAAAattacaaaaaaaaaaacatctcCCTGCACATATATCAGAAAATGGAATTCAATGTCGATGAACTGCTATGATTCATAAATATGTAGGAAACAGATGGTTAATCAGTAGAAGCATTGGCACTTATCACATACTATTATGCTTTCAGAATACAACTCACATACTACTTACTATACTAGCATTGTCATAGAAACATAATTGAGTATCCTCACCACACAGAATGCAAGACAAATAAAGCTGGACTGCAGAAATGTATATTTAAGAGCATCTCAGATAACGAACAAGAGTAAGACAGGAATTTCTGGGATTATACCTTGTTGCAGCAGCAGATCATCTGCTTCACTCCAAGAGTGAAAGCAAGGAGAGCATGCTCACGGGTCTGGCCATCCTTGGAGATACCAGCCTCAAAACCACCAGTGGTGGAGTCAATGATAAGGACAGCACAGTCAGCCTGGGAGGTACCCGTGATCATGTTCTTGATGAAGTCACGGTGACCAGGGGCATCAATGACCGTGCAGTAGTACTTGGTGGTCTCGAACTTCCACAGGGCGATATCAATGGTGATACCCCTCTCACGCTCGGCCTTGAGCTTGTCAAGCACCCACGCGTACTTGAAGGACCTCTTGTTCATCTCAGCGGCCTCCTTCTCGAACCTCTCGATCACACGCTTGTCGATGCCTCCAAGCTTGTAGATCAGGTGGCCGGTGGTGGTCGACTTGCCGGAGTCGACGTGGCCAATGACCACGATGTTGATGTGGGACTTCTCCTTACCCATGGCTGCGTGCGAAGCTTAAACCGCTGCACCAGATGAATCGGTTGTTAGAAATACTAAACAGAGAGAACGAGCAAGTATCAGCACCGAATCTGAAAGGCAGTATAATATAATAAACACTTGAAGGCAGCAGACAAAACAATTTCACAGACCAGATCCGAAACTAGATCAAACAAGGACGTTGCAACTACATAAACATCAACTGCACAGCCGGATACACAGCAGCAACCTCCTAAATAAAGGAATTACAGCAACCCTACACTCTAAACATCCGATCCACAAGTATAGTTAACAAATCAACCTAAAGTATCTACGTAACTATCCGGATCCAGATGAAATCCAACCATAAGAATCAAATCCTCGAATCATCCGAGCACGCAAAACCCACAAACCCTACGGAATCGGAGATGCGAGTACCAACAACCCAGTCACCACCAGACCGCCAAATCGCCACAAGCGCAAGGAGGCGACACAAGATAACATCGATCCCGTTCGCGACAGCATCGGGTAGCACAGATCAAGCGAGGAGGGGCCAAGAAGGAACGGCACCTGAGGAAGAGAAGGAGGCtgcggcgggaggaggaggcgcaggtgACGGCGCCCCTCGCGTCGCTGCTCGTGCTCTCCTGGTTTGCGGCGGCTGCGTCTGGGGATTGGGTGGGGGACGGAATGGAGCTAGGTTTTAAGGAAGTGCACTAGGGCACCGGAATGGGCTATTGGGCCAGAAAGTCATCCGATGGGCCAAAAATGAGCAAACACAGCACACTGCTCGAATTTCcttatctttcttttttttcgaAAATAATACATATGTTCTTTCGCTCAAAGAGACGAGGAATATGGTCCATATTTTACATCAGTTATAACTAaactactcgtacaggagtagaactagtcggaacgtAAAGAAATTATCTTAATAGTACTCGGATAGGACTTGTGAGCTCGTATTTGGCTAGGACTTCCATATAATTCTATCCCCAAGACTATACGAGGGACCCATTTTCTAGGGCTTCACCTTTTATTAAAACGGCTCCCGCTGTGGCTCCTTTGGTGGAGCAGTTCTATGGTGGAGCTGGAGTcgtttttaaaaaatatttggtaaaatagcttcaagAGCTCTTTAATACTTGAGAAGGGAAGAAAAGCTGGTGAAGCTATTTTTTTAGCTCCATGTCTATGCTGCAAAGCTGTCTTAGGGCTTGATGTGGGGCTTCTTAAGTGAAGCCGTTTTATTTTTACCCGTTTCGTAGGGCTTCACCGGTAGCCGATGGAGAAACCGGTGAAGAAGCCCTACCAAACGAGGCCGACTGTGCGCGCACATGGCTTTTTataattttattattatttgtTGATATCCAGCATATTGAATGTACACTGCAAACTCGGTTATTTCCCATGATGGATTGATGAAAAATAGTgaaataaaagaaaactaaaTATCAAAACTAAATAAAAAACATGAGAAACATTAACTAAATAAAAAATAGTGAAATAAGAAACAAAGGAATGAATATCAGATAGGAAAATAAGGGACAAACCTTAGGAAAACATAAAAAAAGAAACATTAAGAGTTACTATATTTATAGCATTCATTGACTTAATCCATAGAAAAAATAGAGAATAATGGAGGAAAATATTAGAAGAAATAAAACATAAACAACAtagaaaatgaaatgaaaaagAAATATCTACCGAGCATTGGAAATAAACAGTAAAAAGTGGATAGGAAGGAAATCAATACAAAAGAGAAAAAACAAAGAAAAGGAAACAGAGAAAGACACAAAGGTGCCCCTTTGCATGCCATGCAGGTGCTTGCTCAAACAGCTTTGCATGCGGTTATATGCAACTAGATCTGCATTCCTAGCATGATAACAGCACCGGCCTAGGGAGTCAGGAAATCACACAGCACCGCAGTCCTAGCAAGCCCACTAGCGTGCGACAAATCAATACATTAGGCTGTTAGATATTTACTTGGTTGATTGACTATTGGACCGTGCGCGCGTCCTTTAGATGATGGATCGCGATTTTGTAGCATAGACGATATATAGTCGTGGTGCTTCGACACAGCCACACAAGAATTCCTCGCCTTCGTCCTTCGACAAGGCCACACATGACCGGCAGGGCATACCACGATCGCTGCCAGCGCTGGTGCAAAAAAAGGGGTATGACGGTCCCACCTTTTTTATCAAGAGGAAGCCACCGGTTTTCTGGTCGAGAAAACCTTCGAACCCTGGTCGCGCCAATGAGAAGGATCTTTTTAACCCTAGCCTAAAATTTGCTCCCATGAGAAGTCGAACTCAGGACCTAACAAGTACTACTGCAACCATCTAACCAAGTCACGTTCGCAGCGCTGACACCACGAACGTGAGTTTCAAGTTGCTGATTGCCGTCGTCGCCATTTCCGCGTATCGCCGAATATGTAATTCTGCCCCTATGGCTGGGGCCATCCCTTATTGCTCTCAATCTCTTGTCTAATTTCTAGTTTCTCAATTAGAGTGGAAGCCGGTACGAAAGTACATCCATGGATGCCTAGCCTTTGGTTCAATTAACCCCTATACCATCATATTTTGTATCAGTTTGACTAAAAGCAAATTCTCTCAATTTTTTAGTACGAAGGTTTCGTCTTTTTTCTCTTTAGCATCACTGCTTATGATACTTCATAGTATTACTATTAAGTTATATAATAAATTCAAATATATTTTAGGTATTTTTTTTCTAAATATAGGGCCACATTTTGCATTTCGCACTAGGAGCCTGATTGGTTGGGTTCCAAAATTTGCCCTACCAAATCATGGGCATGTCAAAATATAGGTATGCCAGATTTATTTGCCAAAATATGGGCAAGATTAGCAATTGGTTGGGTACCAAAATGTGATGGCCAAAATTTTAACCATCGATTGGCTTATGCCAAAATACAAGTATGACAAGAGGGAAGAATTGGCACAAACTGAGTCATGCCAATTTTTTGGAAGTTAACTAAACAAATGCTAAAATTTATGGATTTGCTTATATTTTGGTGGGGCACGTTTTCGCACTCAACCAATCAGGCCCTAGGGCATAAAAACTTTGGTACGGCCCTGTCCGAGGGCCCATATGTGAAACCCATTTGAGGCCCATAGTGGAGTCAACCACCACGGTCGTCCATCGGTGCTGACCGAAAGCACTCTCCGAGGCCGGCCTCCTCGCCACCGCGGCCTCCGTCGCCACTCCTTGTCAAACTTGCTGCCCTCAACTGCTGTACACTTGTGCTACTGCATCTTGATTCAGCTGCCGCTGATTCGCTGGTAAATTTCTGATCATTTGTTTCTTCCGAGACCTTAATTTCATGCCTAGTTGCGAGTTAAGATACCCTTACTGGAGCAGAGT from Panicum hallii strain FIL2 chromosome 3, PHallii_v3.1, whole genome shotgun sequence encodes:
- the LOC112885958 gene encoding elongation factor 1-alpha; its protein translation is MGKEKSHINIVVIGHVDSGKSTTTGHLIYKLGGIDKRVIERFEKEAAEMNKRSFKYAWVLDKLKAERERGITIDIALWKFETTKYYCTVIDAPGHRDFIKNMITGTSQADCAVLIIDSTTGGFEAGISKDGQTREHALLAFTLGVKQMICCCNKMDATTPKYSKARYDEIVKEVSSYLKKVGYNPDKIAFVPISGFEGDNMIERSTNLDWYKGPTLLEALDQINEPKRPSDKPLRLPLQDVYKIGGIGTVPVGRVETGIIKPGMVVTFGPSGLTTEVKSVEMHHEALQEALPGDNVGFNVKNVAVKDLKRGYVASNSKDDPAKEAASFTSQVIIMNHPGQIGNGYAPVLDCHTSHIAVKFAELVTKIDRRSGKELEKEPKFLKNGDAGMVKMVPTKPMVVETFSEYPPLGRFAVRDMRQTVAVGVIKSVEKKDPTGAKVTKAAAKKK